Proteins found in one Sporosarcina jeotgali genomic segment:
- a CDS encoding BCCT family transporter — protein sequence MRKISNVFYITIGLIVLAVGYGVIDPERFEAGTGIVKNFVSTAFGWYYMLLMTLLVGVSIYLIFSPYGKIRLGKDTDRPQFSTITWIAMLFSAGMGIGLVFYGAAEPLSHFAVNPATAEPGTNAAFRESMRQTFLHYGIHIWALYGIVALCLAYFQFRKGEPGLISATLKPIFGDKMKGPWGTIIDVLAVFATSFGVATSLGFGAVQINAGLNYLFGFEIGIRSQFIIISVVTVLFIMSAWSGLSKGIRYLSNTNLVLALALLGFMLILGPTLLIMNIFTDSVGGYVSDFIDLSLSTAPLNAGNREWLDTWTIFYWAWWISWAPFVSMFIARVSKGRTIREFMVGVLLAPSILSFIWFSAFGTTAIEIQKSGAADLASANTEIVVFQLFSQLPWSTLTSAFAILLITSFFITSADSATFVLGMQSTYGSLTPPNSVKMIWGLIQSGIAIILLSVGGLSALQNTIIIAALPFSFIILFMVTALFKELQKDVKHSKRPKH from the coding sequence ATGAGAAAAATATCAAATGTCTTTTATATAACGATTGGTCTAATCGTCTTGGCCGTTGGCTACGGTGTCATTGATCCAGAGCGTTTTGAGGCTGGGACCGGCATCGTGAAAAACTTCGTGTCCACTGCATTCGGTTGGTACTACATGTTATTAATGACGCTATTAGTTGGCGTCAGTATCTACTTAATCTTCAGTCCCTACGGAAAAATCCGATTAGGGAAAGACACGGATCGTCCACAATTCTCCACAATCACCTGGATTGCAATGCTGTTTTCAGCTGGAATGGGGATCGGGCTCGTCTTTTATGGCGCTGCTGAACCACTTTCACATTTCGCGGTAAACCCTGCAACTGCAGAGCCTGGAACCAATGCGGCTTTCAGAGAATCCATGCGTCAAACTTTTCTTCATTATGGAATCCACATTTGGGCTTTATACGGAATCGTAGCGCTATGCTTAGCGTATTTCCAATTCCGCAAAGGGGAACCAGGATTAATTTCAGCAACACTGAAGCCGATTTTTGGCGACAAAATGAAAGGGCCCTGGGGAACTATCATCGATGTCCTCGCTGTCTTTGCAACGTCATTCGGCGTGGCCACGTCTCTCGGCTTTGGCGCTGTTCAAATTAATGCCGGCCTGAACTATTTGTTCGGGTTTGAAATCGGCATACGGTCCCAATTTATTATCATTTCTGTTGTTACTGTCCTGTTCATCATGTCTGCATGGTCTGGACTTAGCAAAGGAATTCGGTACCTATCAAATACGAACCTAGTATTAGCACTGGCATTACTTGGATTCATGCTCATCTTAGGACCTACTTTGCTCATCATGAACATCTTTACAGATTCAGTCGGAGGCTATGTGTCTGACTTTATCGACTTGAGTTTAAGTACCGCTCCACTGAATGCCGGGAATCGGGAATGGCTCGACACGTGGACAATCTTCTATTGGGCTTGGTGGATCTCTTGGGCACCATTCGTCAGTATGTTCATCGCACGTGTGTCAAAAGGGCGTACCATCCGTGAATTCATGGTAGGGGTATTGCTCGCACCGAGTATTCTTAGTTTCATCTGGTTCTCCGCGTTCGGAACAACTGCGATTGAAATTCAGAAATCAGGTGCTGCTGATTTAGCTTCTGCTAACACGGAGATCGTTGTTTTCCAACTGTTTAGTCAGCTGCCATGGTCTACGTTAACATCAGCATTTGCAATTCTGCTCATTACGTCGTTTTTCATCACTTCAGCGGATTCAGCGACCTTTGTTCTTGGAATGCAGTCGACATACGGCTCGCTGACCCCGCCTAACAGTGTCAAAATGATTTGGGGGCTCATCCAATCAGGTATTGCAATTATTTTGCTATCTGTCGGAGGTCTTTCCGCGCTGCAGAACACGATTATTATCGCAGCACTGCCGTTTTCGTTCATCATACTGTTTATGGTCACTGCGCTCTTTAAGGAGCTGCAAAAAGACGTGAAGCATAGTAAACGTCCGAAACATTAA
- a CDS encoding excisionase family DNA-binding protein — protein sequence MYLTIEETAVKLGMPVEQVRQYVLDKRIRSVHDGTQFLINESQFGLYFEQLEQLKQQIDEWRSEPIPPDRDIKDED from the coding sequence ATGTATCTGACGATTGAAGAGACTGCTGTCAAATTAGGAATGCCGGTTGAGCAGGTCCGACAATATGTATTGGACAAGCGAATCCGTTCCGTCCACGACGGTACCCAATTCTTGATCAATGAAAGCCAATTTGGTCTCTACTTTGAACAGCTGGAGCAGCTTAAGCAGCAAATCGATGAGTGGCGGAGTGAACCAATACCGCCCGATCGCGACATTAAAGATGAAGATTAA
- a CDS encoding QueT transporter family protein, translated as MKTKTLAVSGIIGALYVAVMIVLAPFGFTNIQFRLAEIFNHLVVFNKKYFAGIIIGVFVSNLLLSEVGPMDLLFGVGHSIISLSITLFLIKRITSPVKRMMVNTAVFTTTMCIISWQLHLVFGLPFWITWGYLAISEFIVMAIGIPLMHTLNKRLPLSKLI; from the coding sequence ATGAAAACAAAAACACTTGCAGTAAGCGGCATCATTGGGGCACTTTACGTGGCCGTTATGATCGTCTTAGCCCCGTTCGGCTTTACGAACATCCAGTTTCGTCTAGCTGAAATCTTTAACCATTTGGTCGTTTTCAATAAAAAATATTTCGCAGGCATCATTATCGGTGTCTTTGTATCGAACTTACTATTATCGGAAGTCGGCCCCATGGACCTTCTATTCGGAGTCGGCCATTCGATTATTTCGTTAAGCATCACCCTTTTTCTAATTAAAAGAATCACGAGTCCCGTGAAACGGATGATGGTCAATACGGCTGTCTTTACGACCACGATGTGCATCATCTCATGGCAGCTGCATTTAGTGTTCGGCCTCCCATTCTGGATTACGTGGGGATATCTGGCCATTAGTGAATTCATTGTGATGGCTATCGGAATTCCGCTGATGCATACGTTGAATAAACGGCTGCCGCTCTCAAAATTGATTTGA
- a CDS encoding KGG domain-containing protein, with amino-acid sequence MTEQENNEKMSREEAGRMGGKATAKKHDKEFYQEIGKKGGQATSQNHGKEFYEEIGQKGGAARAEHRSKKTDDS; translated from the coding sequence ATGACCGAGCAAGAGAATAATGAAAAAATGTCGAGAGAAGAAGCTGGACGCATGGGCGGGAAGGCAACAGCGAAGAAGCATGATAAAGAGTTTTATCAAGAAATCGGTAAAAAGGGAGGACAGGCAACCTCGCAAAATCATGGGAAAGAATTCTATGAAGAAATTGGACAAAAGGGAGGAGCAGCCCGCGCAGAACATAGGAGTAAAAAAACGGATGACAGCTAA
- a CDS encoding four-helix bundle copper-binding protein — protein sequence MTSQQYEECLKACIECLEACNTCFDACLKEDDVKMMAECIRLDRECADICTLAIQAMTRDSPFAKEICQLCAYICDHCAEECGKHDHEHCQRCAEACKKCAEACRKMLV from the coding sequence ATGACCTCTCAACAGTATGAGGAATGTTTAAAAGCGTGTATAGAGTGTTTAGAGGCATGTAACACTTGTTTTGACGCTTGCTTAAAAGAAGATGATGTGAAAATGATGGCGGAATGCATTCGTCTGGATCGGGAATGCGCGGATATTTGCACGCTCGCAATTCAAGCGATGACCCGCGACAGCCCGTTTGCGAAAGAAATTTGTCAGTTGTGTGCTTACATTTGTGATCATTGCGCTGAAGAGTGCGGCAAACATGACCACGAGCACTGTCAGCGTTGTGCAGAAGCGTGTAAGAAATGTGCGGAAGCTTGCCGTAAGATGCTTGTTTGA
- a CDS encoding response regulator transcription factor, giving the protein MAAMTILVADDDKEIRDGIEIYLKNEGYRVLKAADGREALDLLSKEEVHLLILDIMMPNMDGITATFKIREAQNVPIIMLSAKVEESDKIHGLSVGADDYVSKPFQPMELMARVKSQLRRYVQLGTFDGGTTLEIDGLVLDEEAKTVTLDGTPVKLTPTEFKITELLMKHPGRVFSINEIYERVWNEEAYNAENIVAVHIRKIREKIEADPKNPRYVKVVWGVGYKIEK; this is encoded by the coding sequence ATGGCAGCGATGACGATTTTGGTCGCGGATGATGACAAAGAAATCCGTGATGGCATAGAGATCTATTTGAAAAACGAAGGATACCGTGTGTTAAAAGCGGCAGATGGCCGGGAAGCGCTGGATCTGCTTAGCAAAGAAGAAGTTCACTTGCTGATCCTCGACATCATGATGCCGAACATGGACGGCATCACCGCGACATTCAAAATTCGCGAAGCGCAAAATGTTCCCATTATTATGCTGAGTGCGAAAGTAGAAGAATCGGATAAAATTCATGGTCTTTCCGTCGGTGCAGATGATTATGTATCGAAGCCGTTCCAGCCGATGGAATTGATGGCGCGTGTGAAATCACAATTGCGGCGCTACGTCCAGCTCGGTACGTTTGACGGCGGAACGACGCTTGAAATCGATGGATTGGTGCTGGACGAAGAAGCGAAAACGGTTACTCTTGACGGCACACCGGTTAAATTGACGCCAACTGAATTCAAAATAACAGAGTTGCTTATGAAACATCCTGGACGCGTGTTTTCCATCAATGAAATCTATGAGCGTGTATGGAACGAAGAGGCTTACAATGCGGAAAACATTGTGGCGGTTCATATCCGTAAAATTCGTGAAAAAATTGAAGCTGATCCGAAAAATCCGCGATATGTAAAGGTGGTGTGGGGTGTTGGGTACAAAATCGAGAAATAA
- a CDS encoding sensor histidine kinase, with translation MKRYTPIMIWAVLVTIAISGLVTVTSRGPELVLKSFPQSEQFQNYLEDIYKDLGRTVLNPIDLEEAEKKLTVSPSEIQVYRTYYGSLAEQIDDVQMQYEDQIREAEAKPDVKQALVDERDGKIEDIRKNFEDDTYVENKILNGKKHQLAQLIKDYKSRSMGSAIPVAYDLAQVAGGETHKKWEVSGPFGYEHKFNGNTGYLKVEGLDTDFYDSASGISTYTDELHNAVGINLSTEDMNAISPASVLYKGKVAVPSSVFQKGGVLYGEAKQYQSIKIMLILSGIAGIAALIALFTVWKFKWAWFKDLPLTKRYDELRIDVKAGVFLILLLIVMNFVQNASFRMNNMVLEGYSFSIPRVVCMFVINAICIAFLTFQAGNAMTRYQQPGVFEKDVKNSYMWQLANSMKDVFLNRSIAIQTFILLIGFFLAGVGFVGSAVAGGLFVIYMFCVLFIGLPILFIYMRRMGYLNRIFKATEDMAAGRLNSDIKVIGRSPFAKHAVNLNNLREGVEQSVSSQAKSERLKTELITNVSHDLRTPLTSIITYTDLLKNQNLSNEERAEYVDVLDRKSQRLKTLIEDLFEVSKMSSGTMELYKQRVDLTQLVQQAIGEHTDKMAEIPLDFRVSVPEEPMPAVLDGQRWWRMLDNLIGNALKYSLPGTRVFVTLRETGGMAEFIIKNITAYELNENVDELYERFKRGDASRHTDGSGLGLAIAQSIVDMHGGTMAIDVDGDLFKVTVRVPLD, from the coding sequence ATGAAACGTTACACACCGATAATGATATGGGCAGTCCTAGTGACGATTGCGATTAGCGGGCTCGTGACAGTCACGAGCCGCGGACCAGAATTAGTATTAAAAAGCTTTCCACAATCCGAACAATTTCAAAATTACCTGGAAGATATCTATAAAGACCTTGGACGGACAGTCTTAAACCCGATTGACTTGGAGGAGGCAGAGAAAAAACTGACTGTTTCACCCTCTGAAATCCAAGTGTACCGCACGTATTACGGCAGTTTGGCAGAGCAGATAGACGATGTTCAAATGCAGTATGAAGACCAAATTCGGGAAGCCGAAGCCAAGCCCGACGTTAAACAGGCTTTAGTTGATGAACGGGACGGGAAAATTGAGGACATCCGGAAGAACTTTGAAGACGATACTTATGTTGAAAACAAAATCTTGAACGGAAAGAAACATCAATTGGCACAACTGATAAAAGACTACAAATCTAGAAGTATGGGTTCCGCTATACCTGTTGCGTATGATTTGGCTCAGGTCGCGGGAGGAGAAACTCACAAGAAATGGGAAGTTAGCGGACCTTTTGGATACGAGCATAAGTTCAATGGAAACACCGGTTATTTGAAGGTAGAAGGCCTGGACACAGACTTTTACGACAGTGCCAGCGGGATCTCTACGTACACAGATGAGTTGCATAACGCGGTTGGCATCAACTTATCGACCGAAGACATGAATGCAATTTCTCCAGCGTCTGTTCTTTATAAGGGCAAGGTTGCTGTTCCTTCCTCAGTATTCCAAAAAGGCGGTGTGCTCTACGGGGAAGCAAAGCAATACCAATCCATCAAGATTATGCTTATCCTGTCAGGGATTGCAGGAATCGCTGCACTGATTGCACTCTTTACGGTGTGGAAATTCAAATGGGCATGGTTTAAAGATCTTCCATTAACGAAAAGGTATGATGAGCTTCGTATTGATGTGAAAGCAGGAGTATTTCTAATCCTTTTGTTAATTGTGATGAACTTTGTACAGAATGCATCTTTTAGAATGAATAACATGGTACTCGAAGGCTATTCATTTAGCATTCCCAGGGTCGTATGTATGTTCGTGATAAATGCCATTTGTATTGCGTTTCTGACATTCCAAGCTGGAAATGCAATGACGCGTTATCAACAGCCTGGGGTCTTCGAAAAGGATGTGAAGAATAGCTACATGTGGCAACTTGCAAATAGCATGAAAGATGTATTCTTGAATCGTTCGATTGCTATCCAGACATTTATCTTACTGATTGGGTTTTTCCTTGCAGGAGTAGGTTTTGTCGGCTCGGCAGTTGCCGGAGGATTGTTTGTGATTTATATGTTTTGCGTATTATTCATCGGGTTGCCAATCTTGTTCATCTACATGCGCCGCATGGGTTACTTAAATAGAATTTTCAAAGCGACAGAAGATATGGCAGCTGGAAGATTGAACAGTGATATCAAGGTGATTGGACGGTCGCCGTTCGCTAAACATGCGGTCAATTTGAACAATCTGCGTGAAGGCGTGGAGCAATCAGTTAGCAGCCAGGCGAAAAGTGAGCGATTGAAAACGGAATTGATCACAAATGTAAGCCATGATTTACGGACGCCCCTCACGTCAATCATCACATATACGGATTTGTTGAAAAACCAAAATTTATCTAATGAAGAGCGGGCAGAATATGTAGACGTGCTGGACCGGAAATCGCAGCGTTTGAAGACGCTGATTGAAGACTTGTTCGAAGTCTCTAAAATGTCGAGCGGGACGATGGAGTTGTACAAACAGCGAGTCGATCTCACCCAGCTGGTTCAACAAGCCATTGGGGAACATACAGATAAGATGGCGGAAATCCCGCTTGATTTTAGGGTGTCGGTTCCCGAAGAACCTATGCCTGCAGTGCTGGATGGACAACGATGGTGGCGGATGCTTGATAATTTAATTGGCAATGCATTGAAGTATTCACTTCCAGGCACACGGGTATTTGTAACACTGCGTGAAACCGGCGGTATGGCGGAGTTCATCATCAAAAATATTACTGCGTATGAGTTGAATGAAAACGTGGATGAGCTGTATGAGAGGTTCAAACGAGGAGATGCCTCACGTCATACGGATGGATCTGGTCTTGGCCTTGCGATTGCACAATCAATTGTTGACATGCATGGGGGCACGATGGCAATTGACGTAGATGGCGATTTGTTTAAAGTGACAGTTCGTGTACCGCTGGATTAA